In Gammaproteobacteria bacterium, the following proteins share a genomic window:
- a CDS encoding histidine phosphatase family protein: protein MRQLTVFLLRHGQTTHNQHLLGRTDVPLSAIGWQQMSDALTTSLHFDQIITSPLIRCHDFATEYAKSNACPLLIEPMLQELDFGIWDGHTHDALWQQPNAQLEAFYRDPWQQTPPNGEAVADFCQRLDSAWQSLLQQSGSSLVICHGGVIRYFIAKILGMPLPGTRHLTALDIPHAALIKISITVDDDNVVWPTIHWSVH, encoded by the coding sequence ATGCGTCAATTAACTGTTTTTTTATTACGCCACGGTCAAACGACTCATAATCAGCATTTACTCGGCCGCACTGACGTTCCATTATCAGCGATAGGCTGGCAACAAATGAGTGACGCATTAACTACATCGTTGCACTTTGATCAAATTATTACATCACCGCTAATTCGTTGTCATGACTTTGCCACTGAATATGCAAAATCAAACGCTTGCCCTTTATTAATTGAGCCGATGTTGCAAGAACTCGATTTTGGGATCTGGGATGGCCATACTCACGATGCCCTTTGGCAGCAACCTAATGCTCAGCTCGAGGCCTTTTATCGCGATCCTTGGCAACAGACCCCACCTAACGGTGAGGCAGTCGCAGATTTTTGCCAACGCCTCGATAGTGCTTGGCAATCGTTACTGCAACAATCAGGCTCAAGCCTCGTTATTTGCCATGGCGGCGTTATTCGATATTTTATCGCCAAAATATTAGGGATGCCCTTGCCCGGCACTCGTCATTTAACCGCACTTGATATTCCCCATGCTGCGCTGATTAAAATTAGCATCACAGTCGATGATGATAATGTAGTGTGGCCAACTATTCATTGGTCAGTGCATTAA